One Littorina saxatilis isolate snail1 linkage group LG14, US_GU_Lsax_2.0, whole genome shotgun sequence genomic region harbors:
- the LOC138946864 gene encoding uncharacterized protein codes for MADRGSPGESERTRSSVSSIPKFDQLLEDGDDDANHLTAGVSHEGGASLGAKDQATEVQHLAEQLEHSKLDESDLKDLNADTTAFPEAIDQAETESGYPYSGQPSSCPSMPTRPGFLSNDPNAQGNPLRTVKYVLDRISGTANTCCLDLRMKPQGLYAFALNAISHRRDTDPTQDQFKSDVAEAFGCRQDIIHVVQRKRQPCVPLYIIGADMQNLHLIVDQPDHGMTSCLVTDHGTSLAAMLNMYQQWLGAKHGGHTSPKISLLRNGGRLDQGAEFQDFDEVDLVRAETLTLKFLQRVNQRTAKIYFVECEDTDYVKEVKEKFLQAFCEEENVENAIGATYNMWLTYGEQIMPDDEMLRTLWTQSNVDEFSMDSLAVDLASNDTFHVHFQPPDAVLVKLNFKSDTKRYMKSESVILLSPRSSVAEMRNEIAKAINKEPHSFKIFISGKKIEMDTVLEPFLRSPNCIVVVEQRPKIQLSVVDVAANGSFGGFSVSLHRYEGVERLKQEVCRQLEVPPYCVDLQHNTSPLQEQNDLRASRLRHGDTVNALLLPNRIRLSVRLASNQWEDVVVDDVTVSTVEQLKGYVEFILLKRSLEQQNRRQSTPGLEETTHATTQQKTFVTSVIVKGILLPDCSTLREAGVEMNCRVVVIQEEKLCYTVDPPGRVPLFLGSGRDNYQPPQRVMAMCDGKKFYFTSSPDSSTDAPMLYQAAPRYTGMGPCSKQLHAQFPHRQQNVACPPLVSGKLYVCHMCKSESMPNLPSTPLQGHEISRSQSDTFQNRGIPMNETVRMDASGESLQSPKHSTPIEDRHGRDGQALDSCDGPSFNESAQRATSAAACYSDSAISTPNRNHGSVSSSRSLAGQGHRDRSHLSLSIGTQSGFASGQMDPQPWPQRCRTHPPVALQPTSLRHDTSNTSISMQTPNTAGSENQCLQTPFDWTTNRPGCPSGYQSESGTFPRHRNGADSCPSLSLRPHANSNTRAPNTAGIRTPDAANIRAPGTAGNGARNTVGFWPPDAANTGPPHTTCNRNLQMVPSNLTNRTRHPSDCCSESGASHRSSRSMCSAYHYQYSVEEDPDGNLIANRQFSAKETISPEMAKIMRAPTTSDYFPCSPFPNPSALLPLQGPGALSEMSSLPQPDTTFTYIKKDIVRFLARNLGREGPAVMSQLLPDATIIEAEQRYPGDMCLRYYSCLTKWCQVKGSTATVRELVTVLRDNDRTDLAEKVEVMDVREQGYETAP; via the exons GAAATCCTCTTAGAACTGTCAAATATGTCCTGGACAGAATATCTGGCACCGCTAATACCTGTTGTCTGGACCTCAGGATGAAGCCTCAAGGCCTCTACGCTTTCGCCCTCAACGCCATCTCTCATCGTAGAGACACGGACCCCACACAGGATCAATTCAAAAGCGATGTTGCAGAGGCGTTCGGGTGCCGCCAAGACATAATTCATGTGGTACAACGCAAGCGACAACCTTGTGTACCGCTGTATATCATTGGAGCTGACATGCAGAATTTGCATTTGATCGTGGACCAGCCGGACCATGGTATGACGTCATGTTTAGTCACAGATCATGGCACCAGTCTGGCAGCCATGTTGAACATGTACCAACAATGGCTGGGGGCAAAACATGGAGGGCACACATCACCAAAGATCTCTCTGCTACGTAACGGCGGAAGATTGGACCAAGGGGCAGAGTTTCAAGACTTTGACGAAGTTGATCTGGTAAGAGCTGAGACTCTCACCCTGAAGTTTCTCCAGCGTGTAAACCAGCGTACAGCAAAGATATACTTCGTGGAATGCGAAGACACTGATTATGTTAAAGAAGTTAAAGAGAAATTTCTGCAAGCTTTTTGTGAAgaggaaaatgttgaaaatGCAATAGGAGCCACATACAATATGTGGCTAACTTATGGAGAACAAATCATGCCTGACGATGAAATGTTGAGAACACTTTGGACACAGAGTAACGTGGACGAGTTCAGTATGGACTCACTAGCAGTAGATCTGGCTTCAAACGACACATTCCACGTTCATTTCCAGCCACCTGACGCAGTACTGGTTAAGCTCAATTTCAAGTCGGACACAAAAAGATACATGAAGTCTGAGAGCGTCATTCTATTGTCCCCCAGATCAAGTGTGGCAGAGATGCGAAACGAAATTGCCAAAGCCATCAACAAGGAGCCTCACTCTTTCAAGATCTTCATCTCAGGAAAGAAGATAGAAATGGACACTGTTCTTGAGCCTTTCTTGCGATCACCCAACTGCATTGTCGTTGTAGAGCAGCGGCCCAAGATACAGCTTAGCGTGGTGGATGTTGCAGCCAACGGATCATTTGGCGGCTTCTCGGTATCCTTGCACAGATACGAAGGCGTGGAGAGGCTGAAGCAAGAGGTCTGCAGACAGTTAGAGGTACCCCCATACTGCGTCGACTTACAGCACAACACGTCGCCTCTACAGGAGCAGAATGACTTGAGAGCATCTCGACTGAGACACGGAGATACAGTCAATGCCTTGCTTCTTCCCAACCGCATTCGTCTGAGCGTCAGGCTCGCTTCGAACCAATGGGAGGACGTTGTGGTCGATGATGTTACTGTCTCCACCGTAGAACAGCTAAAAGGCTATGTTGAGTTCATCCTACTGAAGAGATCCCTCGAGCAACAAAACCGACGGCAAAGCACTCCAGGCTTAGAGGAGACGACCCACGCGACCACGCAACAAAAGACTTTCGTCACGAGCGTCATCGTGAAAGGAATACTACTACCGGATTGTTCCACTCTGAGGGAGGCGGGGGTGGAGATGAACTGCAGGGTGGTTGTCATTCAGGAAGAAAAGCTGTGCTACACAGTCGACCCTCCTGGTCGGGTGCCGTTGTTTCTTGGATCTGGCCGGGACAACTACCAACCACCTCAAAGAGTCATGGCCATGTGTGATGGAAAAAAGTTTTATTTCACAA GTTCTCCCGACTCGTCCACAGACGCTCCAATGCTCTATCAGGCTGCTCCCCGCTACACCGGCATGGGGCCTTGCTCCAAGCAGCTACACGCGCAGTTTCCTCACAGGCAGCAGAACGTGGCTTGCCCACCCTTGGTGTCTGGGAAATTGTACGTCTGCCACATGTGCAAGTCGGAGTCCATGCCTAACCTTCCTTCAACCCCCTTGCAAGGCCACGAAATCAGTCGCAGTCAGTCCGACACATTCCAGAATCGAGGGATTCCGATGAATGAAACTGTCAGGATGGATGCTTCAGGGGAATCTTTACAAAGCCCAAAGCACTCGACTCCGATCGAGGATAGGCACGGTAGAGATGGTCAGGCATTAGACTCATGTGACGGGCCCAGTTTCAACGAATCGGCACAACGGGCGACAAGCGCAGCCGCTTGCTACTCCGACTCTGCCATTTCCACGCCAAATCGTAACCATGGTTCAGTGTCGTCTTCCAGATCATTAGCAGGGCaaggacacagagacagaagtCACTTGTCTCTGAGCATAGGAACCCAGTCTGGTTTTGCGTCAGGACAAATGGATCCCCAACCATGGCCCCAAAGATGCCGCACCCATCCTCCTGTGGCCTTGCAGCCGACATCATTGAGGCATGACACCAGCAACACATCGATCTCCATGCAGACTCCCAACACCGCTGGGTCTGAGAATCAATGTCTTCAGACACCTTTTGACTGGACGACGAACAGACCTGGTTGCCCTTCTGGATACCAATCGGAGAGTGGAACTTTCCCCAGACATAGGAATGGAGCAGATTCCTGCCCGTCTTTAAGCCTGAGACCACACGCCAATTCAAATACCCGGGCACCTAACACAGCCGGCATTCGGACACCTGATGCAGCCAATATTCGGGCACCTGGTACGGCAGGTAATGGGGCACGTAATACAGTGGGTTTTTGGCCTCCCGATGCAGCCAACACTGGACCACCACACACAACTTGCAACAGAAATCTTCAGATGGTTCCTTCCAACTTGACAAACAGAACTCGCCATCCATCTGACTGTTGCTCAGAGAGCGGAGCTTCGCACAGATCCAGTAGAAGTATGTGCAGCGCGTATCACTACCAATATAGTGTGGAGGAAGACCCCGATGGGAATCTCATTGCCAACAGGCAGTTCAGCGCCAAAGAAACTATCAGCCCAGAAATGGCGAAAATAATGCGCGCTCCCACGACTTCGGACTATTTTCCCTGTTCTCCCTTTCCGAATCCATCTGCACTGCTTCCATTGCAGGGACCTGGGGCATTGTCTGAAATGAGCTCTCTGCCGCAGCCCGACACAACGTTCACTT ACATCAAGAAGGACATCGTCAGGTTCTTGGCCAGAAATCTAGGAAGAGAAGGACCTGCTGTGATGAGTCAGCTCCTACCAGACGCCACCATCATCGAAGCAGAACAGCGGTATCCCGGCGACATGTGCCTGCGGTACTACTCGTGTCTGACAAAATGGTGCCAGGTGAAGGGGAGCACGGCCACGGTGAGAGAGTTAGTGACGGTGCTGAGAGACAATGACAGGACGGATCTCGCTGAGAAGGTGGAAGTCATGGACGTCAGGGAACAAGGCTATGAAACAGCGccataa